In Arthrobacter sp. StoSoilB5, one genomic interval encodes:
- a CDS encoding DUF3052 domain-containing protein encodes MSEADAATSVNVAERLGFKDGDLIQERGYDDDVDFDLRDDIEDVTGSELLDEDDHDVVDAVICWWRDGDGDLVDALMDSLTTLKEGGVVWVLTPKSGRDNYVSPADIQDAAPTSGLHLTTSAGVSKDWSATRLVPKKNK; translated from the coding sequence GTGAGCGAGGCCGACGCCGCCACATCGGTAAATGTGGCGGAAAGATTGGGTTTCAAAGACGGGGATCTGATTCAGGAACGCGGCTACGACGACGACGTCGATTTCGACTTACGTGACGACATTGAAGATGTCACGGGCTCTGAGCTGTTGGATGAAGATGATCATGACGTCGTAGACGCTGTTATTTGCTGGTGGCGGGACGGCGATGGTGACCTGGTCGATGCTCTGATGGATTCGCTCACCACCTTGAAAGAAGGCGGCGTGGTGTGGGTTCTGACCCCCAAATCCGGCCGCGACAATTACGTTTCCCCGGCCGACATCCAGGACGCGGCTCCCACGTCCGGGCTGCACCTCACCACTTCTGCCGGGGTCTCGAAGGACTGGAGCGCCACCCGCTTGGTGCCAAAGAAGAACAAGTGA